A section of the Natronolimnobius sp. AArcel1 genome encodes:
- a CDS encoding carbohydrate ABC transporter permease — MSTQSDRSGTYVRELLSLSKESWLGYAFLAPVVVIMGVIIGYPILEGILMSFQERSMLQPDDWTWVGLGNYSQLVNDELFRTALWNSAVLTGVAVAFQYLLGLGLALLLMQKVPGIQIFRSLTMVTWVLPVIVIVIIFNWLVQPGYGAVNIIFERLGLPTTYWFADTRWAMPLVILMHVWKNVPFFAIALYAAMQSIPRDLYEAAQMDGASSIQQFRYITLPNISYVSMIMIVLHVLFTFNNFDFVWLSTGGGPLQTTEVLPTYIYREAFETYALGYAASVGVVMMVIMVTFTTIYIKLEDFN, encoded by the coding sequence ATGTCTACGCAATCAGACCGTTCCGGAACATACGTCCGCGAGCTACTCTCCCTTTCGAAGGAGAGTTGGCTCGGCTACGCGTTCCTCGCACCGGTAGTCGTCATTATGGGAGTCATCATCGGCTACCCAATCCTCGAGGGTATTTTGATGAGTTTCCAGGAGCGATCGATGCTCCAGCCAGATGATTGGACCTGGGTTGGTCTCGGGAACTACAGCCAGTTAGTGAACGACGAACTATTCCGGACGGCATTGTGGAACTCTGCGGTATTGACCGGGGTTGCCGTTGCCTTCCAGTACCTGCTTGGACTCGGGCTAGCCTTGTTGTTGATGCAGAAGGTTCCGGGTATCCAAATCTTCCGAAGCCTTACGATGGTGACGTGGGTGCTGCCTGTGATCGTCATCGTGATTATCTTCAACTGGCTGGTTCAGCCAGGCTACGGTGCAGTAAACATCATCTTCGAACGGCTCGGACTTCCGACGACCTACTGGTTTGCGGATACCCGGTGGGCAATGCCGCTGGTTATCCTCATGCACGTCTGGAAGAACGTTCCGTTCTTCGCAATTGCACTGTATGCCGCGATGCAGTCAATCCCACGTGATCTCTACGAAGCAGCCCAGATGGACGGGGCAAGCTCAATCCAGCAATTCCGATATATTACGCTGCCGAACATCTCGTACGTCTCGATGATCATGATCGTGTTGCACGTGTTGTTCACGTTCAACAACTTCGACTTCGTCTGGCTGTCGACCGGCGGCGGACCGTTGCAGACGACTGAAGTGCTGCCAACGTACATTTACCGCGAGGCGTTCGAAACCTACGCACTCGGGTACGCAGCGAGCGTTGGTGTCGTGATGATGGTGATCATGGTCACGTTCACGACGATCTACATCAAACTGGAGGACTTCAACTAA